A single Epinephelus lanceolatus isolate andai-2023 chromosome 22, ASM4190304v1, whole genome shotgun sequence DNA region contains:
- the nelfa gene encoding negative elongation factor A, which produces MASMKDSDTGLWLHNKLGSTDELWTPPSIASLLTVSVIDNIRLCFSSLSPPVKLKLLLGMLHLPRRTVDEMKEALSEIIQLATVDSEPWVLMVADILKSFPETGSLNLDLEEQNPNVQDILGELREKVSECEAPAMLPLECQYLNKSALTTLVGPLTPPVKHFQLKRKPKSATLRAELLQKSTETAQQLKKTAGVPFHAKGRGLVKKIDTTTPLKGIPKAPFRSPTAPSMFSPPSNRTPIAPARTPLRKERGVKLLDISELDMVGAGREAKRRRKTLETEAGEKAAKEEAAVVENTTPDYAAGLVSAQKLGALNENPLPSTSYLPATPSMVPSSSYIPSSEAQPANAGGSGRDTLQSARQPEESATAGAGATATATLPGQYKQRTPMYNASNTANPATPTSPSTPVSTPASNGPPAAATASQPETPTQPPSTPQTPTPTPTPTPPQPQPKKNLSLTRDQMYAAQEMFKTANKVTRPEKALILGFMAGSRENPCPEQGDIIQIKLSEHTEVLPKADGTGSTTMLVDTVFEMNYSTGQWTRLKKYKPITNTS; this is translated from the exons ATGGCGTCGATGAAGGACAGCGACACCGGCCTGTGGCTTCATAACAAATTGGGATCCACGGACGAGCTGTGGACGCCTCCAAGCATCGCCTCTCTCCTCACCGTGTCAGTAATTGACAACATACGGCTGTGTTTCTCGAGCTTATCGCCCCCGGTGAAGCTCAAACTCCTGCTCGGGATGCTGCATCTTCCCAGGCGAACCGTTGACGAG ATGAAGGAGGCGCTGTCGGAGATAATCCAGCTGGCTACGGTGGATTCAGAGCCCTGGGTGCTGATGGTTGCAGACATCCTCAAGTCCTTCCCAGAGACTGGCTCTCTCAATCTGGACTTGGAGGAGCAGAATCCAAATGTGCAGGATATTCTTGGAGAGCTCAGGGAGAAAG TGAGCGAGTGTGAGGCGCCTGCCATGCTTCCTCTGGAGTGCCAGTACCTGAACAAGAGTGCGTTAACCACTCTGGTGGGACCCCTCACACCCCCCGTCAAACATTTCCAGCTGAAGAGGAAGCCTAAAAGTGCAACCCTCAGGGCAGAGCTGCTACAGAAAT CCACAGAGACAGCCCAGCAGCTAAAAAAGACAGCCGGAGTGCCTTTTCACGCCAAAGGGAGAGGATTGGTCAAAAAGATTGACACTACAA CTCCTCTCAAGGGGATTCCCAAGGCCCCTTTCCGCAGTCCCACTGCTCCCAGTATGTTCAGCCCTCCCAGTAACCGCACACCTATTGCCCCTGCACGGACGCCCCTGCGTAAGGAGAGAGGGGTCAAG CTGTTAGATATTTCAGAGCTGGATATGGTCGGAGCTGGGAGAGAAgcaaagaggagaagaaagactTTGG AAACGGAGGCCGGAGAGAAAGCAGCCAAAGAAGAAGCAGCCGTGGTGGAAAACACCACACCCGACTACGCTGCCGGCCTCGTCTCTGCACAG AAACTGGGGGCATTGAACGAGAATCCTCTGCCGTCTACCAGCTACCTACCGGCCACACCCAGCATGgtcccctcctcctcttacaTTCCCAGCTCCGAGGCCCAGCCAG CAAATGCTGGTGGTTCAGGACGGGACACGCTGCAGTCGGCTCGCCAACCAGAGGAGTCAGCAACAGCGGGCGCTGGCGCCACCGCCACTGCCACCTTACCAGGTCAGTACAAACAGAGGACGCCTATGTACAACGCGAGCAACACGGCGAATCCCGCAACCCCAACGTCCCCCAGCACGCCAGTCTCCACCCCCGCCAGCAACGGGCCCCCAGCGGCTGCGactgccagccagccagagaccCCCACCCAGCCTCCGAGCACACCGCAGACCCCCACCCCAACACCAACCCCTACGCCACCTCAGCCACAGCCCAAAAAGAACCTGTCACTCACG AGAGACCAGATGTACGCTGCCCAGGAGATGTTCAAGACGGCCAACAAGGTCACCAGACCAGAGAAGGCCCTCATCCTGGGCTTCATGGCTGGATCCAGAG AGAACCCGTGCCCGGAGCAGGGGGACATCATCCAGATCAAGCTGAGCGAACACACAGAGGTTCTGCCCAAAGCCGACGGCACCGGCAGCACCACCATGCTGGTGGACACAGTCTTCGAAATGAACTACTCCACAGGACAGTGGACCCGCCTCAAGAAATACAAACCCATCACCAATACCTCCTGA
- the faah2b gene encoding fatty-acid amide hydrolase 2-B encodes MALSRLEKAQVWLYKALMGVVFMLFRLLSPRRPAMSGKKLPPVSSPLLVMSATQLAKKIRRKEVSSVEVVRAYIDRIQEVNPFLNAVTKDRFDAALQEATQVDKLIEEETGGEEVLEDRLPLLGVPLSVKESFSLQGMPLTTGVISRRGVVATVDAPPVALLKRAGAIPMGVTNTSELCMWCESHNHLHGITSNPYDLERIPGGSSGGEGSILGAAGAVIGVGSDIGGSIRMPCFFNGIFGHKTTPGVVSLDNQYPPCTGRHPEYCSSGPMCRYAEDLLPMLKIMAGPNAHMLSLNKKVDLKKLRFFTIPHDGGSQMTYPVSKELMEIQRKVVKSLEADLGVKVKEVSFPGLRYGFQIWDTYMALPDDEGKTPTPFAELMGEPGRPVWPLWELLKWLIGKSEHTMAAIGLGLLEMTHVSKPSPFIIQQKEKLQKEVDELLGTDGVFLYPSHPRVAPKHHHPLFRPFDFAYTGVINILGLPVTQCPLGLGEEGLPLGVQVAAGKLQDHLTLEVALYLEKTFGGWRDPGAN; translated from the exons ATGGCTCTGAGCCGCCTGGAGAAGGCTCAGGTGTGGCTCTATAAGGCGCTGATGGGAGTCGTCTTCATGCTGTTTCGGCTCCTGTCACCTCGGAGACCTGCTATGTCCGGGAAGAAGCTTCCGCCCGTCAGCAGCCCTCTCCTGGTCATGTCAGCCACGCAGCTCGCCAAGAAGATACGGCGAAAAGAG gtgtCGAGTGTGGAGGTGGTGCGGGCTTACATTGACAGGATCCAGGAAGTCAACCCTTTTCTGAATGCTGTAACAAAAGACAG gtTTGATGCTGCCCTGCAGGAGGCCACCCAGGTCGATAAGCTGATTGAGGAGGAaactggaggagaggaggtgctgGAGGACCGACTGCCTTTACTGGGAGTCCCACTCTCTGTCAAAGAGTCCTTCTCCCTCCAGG GTATGCCCCTCACGACAGGTGTGATCTCCAGGCGAGGAGTCGTGGCCACTGTCGATGCTCCTCCGGTGGCCCTGCTGAAGAGAGCGGGCGCCATCCCGATGGGCGTCACCAACACCAGTGAACTGTGCATGTGGTGCGAGTCCCACAACCACCTCCACGGCATCACTAGCAACCCGTATGACCTGGAGAGGATACCAGGAGGAAGTTCAG GCGGGGAGGGCAGTATACTGGGAGCAGCAGGTGCAGTCATTGGCGTGGGCTCAGACATTGGAGGCAGCATCCGTATGCCCTGTTTCTTCAATGGAATATTTGGCCATAAAACCACCCCTG GTGTCGTGTCCCTTGACAACCAGTACCCTCCTTGTACTGGCAGACACCCAGAGTACTGTAGCAGTGGTCCCATGTGCCGCTACGCCGAGGACCTGCTGCCTATGCTCAAGATCATGGCGGGACCCAACGCTCACAT GTTGTCATTAAACAAAAAAGTGGACCTAAAAAAGCTGCGGTTCTTCACCATCCCTCACGATGGCGGCTCTCAGATGACGTATCCTGTCAGCAAAGAGCTCATGGAGATTCAGAGGAAG GTGGTGAAGAGTCTGGAGGCTGACCTTGGAGTGAAAGTCAAAGAAGTGAGTTTCCCCGGGCTCCGATATGGCTTCCAAATCTGGGACACCTACATGGCTCTTCCTGATGATGAGGGCAAG ACTCCTACGCCATTTGCTGAGCTGATGGGAGAACCAGGGCGACCTGTGTGGCCTCTGTGGGAGCTGCTGAAATGGTTGATAGGGAAATCAGAGCACACGATGGCCGCTATCG GTCTGGGCCTGCTGGAGATGACCCATGTGTCCAAACCCTCGCCCTTCATCATCCAGCAGAAGGAAAAGCTGCAGAAGGAGGTAGACGAGTTGTTGGGGACAGACGGTGTTTTTCTTTACCCCTCACACCCCAGAGTGGCTCCCAAACACCACCACCCGCTCTTCAGACCCTTCGACTTCGCCTACACAG GTGTAATCAACATCCTCGGGCTGCCAGTCACCCAGTGCCCCCTGGGTCTGGGTGAGGAGGGTCTCCCTCTGGGTGTGCAGGTCGCTGCTGGGAAGCTGCAGGACCATCTGACCCTGGAGGTGGCTCTGTACCTGGAGAAGACGTTCGGCGGCTGGAGGGACCCCGGGGCCAACTGA
- the nicol1 gene encoding NELL2-interacting cell ontogeny regulator 1 — MASGGYLQATVLLLAVQLLCLGAADADQEAGTVIPAESRPCVDCHAFEFMQRALQDLKKTAFNLDARTETLVLRAERRALCDCMPTNSLR, encoded by the exons ATGGCATCCGGTGGATATCTGCAGGCAACGGTGCTCCTTCTGGCGGTCCAGCTCCTGTGTCTCGGTGCAGCTGATGCGGATCAGGAGGCTGGGACTGTCATCCCTGCCGAAA GTCGCCCATGTGTGGACTGTCATGCATTTGAGTTTATGCAGAGGGCACTGCAAGATCTAAAGAAGACCGCGTTCAATCTTGATGCCAGG ACAGAGACACTGGTGCTGAGGGCGGAGAGGAGGGCCCTGTGCGACTGTATGCCCACCAACTCGCTGCGCTGA